One window of the Eucalyptus grandis isolate ANBG69807.140 chromosome 8, ASM1654582v1, whole genome shotgun sequence genome contains the following:
- the LOC104414827 gene encoding disease resistance protein RUN1-like, which yields MRRLVLSNPFVAVVAPILLGVLAHKVLSKRRASALRDADDQHPGTPSPPIQPSENDYDVFLNFRGRDTRERFVDHLYCGLVNAGICVFRDDAELLKGEDLSSNLQEALENSKIFIPIISENYASSKWCLDELPKRWLCTNGSKLLEKSVPYEDGKLLMGRSEGELVELVVHKVLKELKKAVEFVVSDYLVGIDSSVEEVMELVNKNASATLRVGIYGIGGIGKMTLAKIIYNKLSNQFVHRSFIADIRESCNCNGINYLQNQLIFDMQKEKIQFCNSDEGIKYISSRLKDKKVLIILDDVDTANQLEALVGNPVWFASGSRIFVTARNESVLDRTGVDIKYEHKQMDEEQSLILFSRHAFQRDYPPSEILALSRCVLSTTGGIPLAIEVAVQARSRIIDVEVKEDRRNVEDANLATYGPSILPSENDYEVFLSFRGVDTRRDFTDYLYNSLIDAGIRVLRDDDELPVGERLSEELMQVIRNINILIPIISVNYASSKWCLDELQEMLRAPSVPYILPSGTCGCPRSKGSFWRSISLFRKVFRSRVYGGMEASADRSQLLTRMAVC from the exons ATGCGTCGTCTCGTTCTTAGCAACCCTTTCGTGGCGGTTGTCGCACCGATCCTTCTCGGTGTGCTGGCGCACAAGGTTCTGAGTAAGAGGAGAGCAAGTGCGCTAAGAGACGCGGATGATCAGCATCCTGGTACGCCTAGTCCTCCGATCCAGCCGAGTGAAAATGACTACGACGTGTTCTTAAACTTTCGAGGCAGAGATACTAGAGAGCGCTTTGTCGACCACCTCTACTGTGGCCTCGTCAATGCCGGGATCTGTGTCTTCAGGGACGATGCTGAGCTCCTCAAAGGCGAGGATTTGAGCTCAAATCTTCAGGAAGCCCTTGAGAACAGTAAGATTTTCATCCCGATTATCTCTGAGAATTATGCTTCTAGTAAATGGTGCCTTGATGAACTG CCCAAAAGGTGGTTGTGCACAAATGGAAGCAAGCTCTTGGAGAAGTCAGTTCCTTATGAGGATGGGAAGTTGCTAATGGGTAG GAGTGAAGGAGAATTGGTAGAATTGGTTGTGCACAAAGTTTTGAAAGAGTTGAAGAAAGCGGTGGAGTTCGTTGTTAGTGATTATCTGGTTGGCATTGACAGTTCTGTGGAGGAGGTTATGGAATTGGTAAATAAGAATGCCAGTGCTACCTTGCGTGTGGGAATTTATGGAATTGGGGGAATTGGTAAGATGACTCTTGCCAAAATCATATACAACAAGTTGTCCAATCAATTTGTGCATCGTAGCTTCATTGCAGACATCAGGGAATCATGTAATTGTAATGGTATTAATTActtgcaaaatcaattaatcTTTGATATGcagaaagagaaaattcaattttgtaaTAGCGACGAAGGAATCAAGTACATATCATCTAGGTTAAAAGATAAGAAAGTTCTCAttattcttgatgatgtggatacTGCTAATCAGTTAGAGGCTTTGGTTGGAAATCCTGTTTGGTTTGCGTCAGGAAGTAGGATTTTTGTTACCGCTAGAAATGAGAGTGTTCTTGATAGGACCGGAGTGGACATCAAGTACGAGCATAAGCAAATGGATGAGGAGCAATCTCTTATCCTATTTTCTAGACATGCATTTCAAAGAGACTATCCTCCAAGTGAAATTTTAGCTCTCTCTCGTTGTGTGTTATCTACAACGGGGGGAATTCCCTTGGCTATTGAGGTTGCAG TGCAAGCAAGGTCGAGGATAATTGATGTAGAAGTGAAGGAGGATCGAAGAAATGTGGAAGATGCGAATCTTGCCACGTATGGTCCTTCCATACTGCCAAGTGAAAATGATTATgaagtgttcttgagttttagaggtgTAGATACTCGAAGAGATTTCACTGACTATCTCTACAATAGCCTCATCGATGCTGGAATCCGTGTCTTGAGGGATGATGATGAGCTCCCCGTAGGTGAGAGATTGAGCGAAGAACTTATGCAAGTCATTAGGAACATCAACATTTTGATCCCAATTATCTCTGTAAATTATGCTTCTAGCAAATGGTGTCTTGATGAACTGCAGGAAATGCTTAGGGCACCTAGTGTTCCCTATATTTTACCAAGTGGAACCTGCGGATGTCCAAGGTCAAAAGGGTCGTTTTGGAGAAGCATTTCATTATTCCGGAAGGTGTTTCGATCCAGAGTCTACGGAGGAATGGAAGCAAGCGCTGATAGAAGTCAGCTCCTTACGAGGATGGCAGTTTGCTAA
- the LOC104417366 gene encoding disease resistance protein RUN1-like, translated as MCGNLWNGGIGKMTLVKVIYNKLLNQFEHCSFVVDIHASCNRNGISYLQNQLIRDILRRNILLHNTDHRIRIISSELKDKKVLIILDDVDTADQLVPLTGNPNWFALGSRIFVTTRDKSVLNRARVDIKYELKEMEKEKSLILFSRHAFRSDSPPREFSALTRLVVSIMGGLPLTLKVIGSFLYGKPPKIWQETIDKMQEMPQKEVLEKLMISYEGLEEDQRQMFLDIACFLIGSDARVAYHMWDACGFSVEEGIGVLRFLSFISIGNNHELIMHDQMRILGREIVRAENYHKPHECSRLWDYEEALEVLESKKGTRRIQAICLEEGNSNFIYDQGSCTFTDELFRNLSNLRFLHGN; from the exons ATGTGTgggaatttatggaatggggGCATCGGTAAGATGACTCTTGTTAAAGTCATCTACAACAAGCTATTGAATCAATTTGAGCATTGTAGCTTCGTTGTAGACATCCATGCATCATGCAATCGCAATGGTATTAGTTACTTGCAGAATCAATTAATCCGTGATATATTGCGAAGAAATATTCTATTGCATAACACAGATCACAGAATCCGCATCATCTCATCTGAGCTTAAAGATAAGAAAGTCCTCATTATTTTAGATGATGTGGATACTGCTGATCAATTAGTGCCTTTGACTGGAAATCCTAACTGGTTTGCATTAGGAAGTAGGATCTTTGTTACCACTAGAGATAAGAGTGTTCTTAATAGGGCTAGAGTGGACATCAAGTATGAGCTTAAGGAAATGGAGAAAGAGAAATCTCTAATCCTATTTTCTAGACATGCATTTCGAAGTGACTCTCCTCCTAGAGAGTTTTCAGCTCTCACTCGTCTTGTGGTATCTATAATGGGAGGGCTTCCCTTAACTCTCAAGGTTATAGGTTCATTTTTGTACGGAAAACCACCAAAAATATGGCAAGAAACGATAGATAAGATGCAAGAAATGCCTCAAAAGGAAGTGCTAGAAAAGTTGATGATAAGTTATGAAGGATTGGAGGAGGATCAAAGGCAAATGTTCCTGGATATTGCTTGTTTTCTAATTGGGAGTGATGCAAGAGTTGCGTACCACATGTGGGATGCTTGTGGCTTTTCTGTGGAGGAAGGAATTGGAGTACTGAGATTTCTGTCGTTCATAAGTATTGGGAATAATCATGAGCTCATAATGCATGATCAAATGAGAATTCTTGGTAGGGAAATTGTGCGTGCAGAAAACTACCACAAACCTCATGAATGTAGTAGATTGTGGGATTACGAGGAAGCCTTGGAAGTGCTAGAGAGCAAAAAG GGAACTAGAAGGATTCAAGCCATTTGTCTAGAGGAAGGCAACTCTAATTTTATATATGATCAAGGGAGCTGCACATTTACGGATGAACTATTTAGAAACTTATCGAACTTGAGGTTTCTTCAC GGGAATTAG